A section of the Agarivorans litoreus genome encodes:
- the ihfA gene encoding integration host factor subunit alpha has product MALTKADLAENLFENLGFSKRESKEVVEAFFEEIRVALESGEQVKISGFGNFDLREKNQRPGRNPKTGEDIPISARRVVTFRPGQKLKSRVENAEPK; this is encoded by the coding sequence ATGGCATTAACTAAAGCTGACCTGGCAGAAAATTTATTTGAAAACTTAGGCTTTAGCAAAAGAGAGTCTAAAGAAGTTGTTGAAGCTTTTTTTGAAGAAATACGGGTGGCTTTGGAAAGTGGGGAACAAGTCAAAATTTCCGGTTTCGGTAACTTTGATCTAAGGGAGAAGAATCAACGCCCTGGTCGTAACCCGAAAACGGGAGAAGACATCCCCATCTCTGCGCGTCGAGTAGTCACCTTTAGACCTGGGCAAAAGCTCAAGAGTAGGGTAGAGAACGCCGAACCTAAATAG
- a CDS encoding amino acid ABC transporter ATP-binding protein: MTSNQTNPEVVIQLKGMNKWYGEFHVLKDLDLTVTKGEKIVICGPSGSGKSTMIRCINRLEEHQKGDIIVNGTELLSDLKSIETVRSDVGMCFQHFNLFPHLTVLQNCCLAPIWVKKIPKAEAEATAMKYLERVKIPEQADKFPGQLSGGQQQRVAIARSLCMNPSIMLFDEPTSALDPEMVREVLDVMVELADEGMTMLCVTHEMGFAKQVADRVIFMDRGEIIEENVPVEFFENPQSDRTKLFLSQILNH; the protein is encoded by the coding sequence ATGACATCTAATCAAACAAACCCTGAAGTGGTTATTCAGCTCAAGGGGATGAACAAATGGTATGGTGAGTTTCACGTACTAAAAGACTTAGATCTTACCGTAACCAAAGGCGAGAAAATCGTAATATGTGGGCCTTCAGGTTCAGGTAAATCAACTATGATCCGCTGTATTAACCGTTTAGAAGAGCACCAAAAAGGCGACATCATTGTTAATGGTACCGAACTACTTAGTGACCTAAAGAGCATTGAAACGGTAAGAAGCGATGTAGGAATGTGTTTCCAGCACTTTAACCTCTTCCCCCACCTCACCGTTTTACAAAACTGTTGTTTAGCACCTATTTGGGTTAAAAAAATCCCTAAAGCCGAAGCAGAAGCTACCGCAATGAAATACTTAGAACGGGTTAAAATTCCAGAGCAAGCTGATAAGTTTCCCGGTCAACTTTCTGGTGGCCAGCAGCAGCGTGTAGCTATTGCCAGAAGCTTATGTATGAACCCTTCCATCATGTTATTCGATGAACCGACATCAGCATTAGACCCCGAAATGGTACGCGAAGTATTAGATGTAATGGTAGAACTTGCTGACGAAGGCATGACAATGCTGTGTGTAACCCATGAAATGGGCTTTGCTAAACAAGTCGCTGACCGTGTAATTTTCATGGATAGAGGCGAAATTATCGAAGAAAACGTGCCGGTAGAGTTTTTTGAAAACCCTCAGTCTGATAGAACTAAACTATTTTTGAGCCAGATTTTAAATCACTAA
- a CDS encoding amino acid ABC transporter permease, with protein sequence MSVHQFKPDLAPPNLSVGFVGWLKKNLFSSWINSFFTLFILYLIVPPLVAAIQWLFLEADWIGNSREACTSDGACWVFVADRFSQLIYGFYPTEERWRVDLVFVTFTFLIAALVYEKTPHKPKIAIFSLVIYPVIVFFLLLGDSFGLPKVETHQWGGLMLTLVLAIVGIVAALPFGILLALGRRSHMPIVRSFCTIYIEFWRAVPLITVLFMASVMLPLFVGSEVDFNKLLRAMIGIIMFQSAYMAEVIRGGLQAIPKGQYEAGEALSLSYWQSMGLIILPQALKITIPSIVNTFIALFKDTSLVLVIGLFDLLAIGQSALADPEWLGFSTEMYVFIAFVFWVFCFGMSRYSIHLEKKLHTGH encoded by the coding sequence ATGTCGGTACATCAATTTAAACCTGATTTAGCTCCTCCTAACCTCAGTGTGGGTTTTGTTGGATGGCTTAAGAAGAATCTTTTTTCTTCTTGGATAAATAGCTTTTTCACCCTGTTTATTCTTTACCTTATCGTTCCGCCATTAGTGGCAGCTATTCAATGGCTATTTTTAGAGGCCGATTGGATAGGAAATAGTCGTGAAGCATGTACCAGCGATGGAGCGTGTTGGGTATTTGTTGCAGATCGCTTTTCACAGCTTATTTATGGGTTTTACCCGACTGAAGAGCGTTGGAGAGTAGATTTGGTGTTTGTCACTTTTACCTTCCTAATAGCAGCGTTGGTATATGAGAAGACGCCCCACAAACCTAAAATTGCTATTTTTAGCTTAGTAATTTACCCAGTAATTGTGTTTTTCCTTTTGCTAGGTGATTCATTCGGCTTACCTAAAGTAGAAACTCACCAGTGGGGGGGGCTAATGCTAACCTTAGTGTTGGCAATTGTAGGTATCGTTGCAGCGTTGCCGTTTGGTATTTTGCTGGCACTAGGTCGCCGTTCTCATATGCCTATTGTACGAAGCTTTTGTACCATTTATATTGAGTTTTGGCGTGCAGTGCCATTAATCACTGTGTTGTTTATGGCTTCAGTAATGTTGCCGTTATTTGTAGGCTCCGAAGTTGACTTCAACAAATTGTTACGTGCAATGATTGGCATCATTATGTTCCAATCAGCGTACATGGCTGAAGTTATTCGTGGTGGTTTACAAGCTATACCTAAAGGTCAATACGAAGCTGGCGAAGCACTTAGTTTAAGCTATTGGCAGTCGATGGGTTTAATCATTCTGCCGCAGGCTTTGAAGATTACCATTCCTTCTATTGTTAATACCTTTATTGCACTGTTTAAAGATACGAGTTTGGTACTGGTTATTGGCTTATTCGATCTATTAGCTATTGGGCAATCTGCGTTGGCAGATCCAGAATGGCTTGGTTTCTCGACAGAAATGTACGTATTTATCGCTTTTGTATTTTGGGTGTTCTGTTTCGGTATGTCTCGCTATTCGATTCATCTTGAGAAGAAACTACACACAGGACATTAA
- a CDS encoding amino acid ABC transporter permease, producing the protein MAAHPSSKDNSANSLRKIWFDPNVRALVFQIIVVIGVIGFFYYIISNALFNLEQRGITTGFGFMNQTAGFGIIQSLVEYDESHTFGRTFVVGLLNTILISALGIIFATILGFIMGVARLSNNWLISRVATVYIETMRNIPLLLQIFFWYFAVLRALPSPRQSAHIGEAVFLNVRGLYMPSPVMEAGSNIVVFAFIAAIIGSFIIAKWAKRRQMATGQPFPVFSVSAALIILLPLLTFFVMGKPISLDYPALKGFNFQGGMVIIPELAALLVALTTYTAAFIAEIVRSGILAVSKGQSEAAESLGLTRTQALKLVIIPQAMRVIIPPLTSQYLNLTKNSSLATAIGYPDLVSVFMGTTLNQTGQAIEVIALTMAVYLTISITTSILMNIYNKKMALVER; encoded by the coding sequence ATGGCTGCTCATCCTTCTTCAAAGGATAACTCAGCAAATAGTCTTCGTAAGATCTGGTTTGATCCCAACGTAAGAGCGCTAGTTTTCCAAATTATCGTCGTTATCGGTGTTATTGGCTTTTTCTATTACATCATCAGTAACGCGCTTTTCAACTTAGAACAACGTGGCATTACCACTGGTTTTGGTTTTATGAATCAAACCGCAGGGTTCGGTATTATTCAATCGTTGGTTGAGTATGATGAAAGCCACACTTTTGGCCGAACTTTCGTTGTTGGACTGTTAAATACAATTTTGATATCGGCACTAGGTATTATATTCGCCACTATACTCGGCTTTATTATGGGTGTAGCACGCTTATCTAATAACTGGCTTATATCTAGAGTTGCCACGGTTTACATTGAAACCATGCGCAATATTCCTTTGTTACTTCAAATATTCTTTTGGTACTTTGCTGTGCTTAGAGCGCTGCCAAGCCCAAGGCAAAGTGCTCATATCGGGGAAGCCGTTTTCCTTAACGTTCGTGGTCTGTATATGCCAAGTCCGGTAATGGAAGCAGGTTCGAACATCGTGGTATTTGCTTTTATCGCTGCCATTATCGGTTCGTTCATTATCGCTAAGTGGGCTAAAAGGCGCCAAATGGCTACTGGCCAACCCTTTCCGGTTTTCTCAGTATCAGCTGCTCTAATAATATTACTTCCGTTATTAACCTTTTTTGTAATGGGCAAGCCAATTTCTTTAGATTACCCAGCCTTAAAAGGATTTAACTTCCAAGGTGGCATGGTTATTATTCCCGAACTAGCAGCTTTGCTTGTTGCACTTACCACCTACACGGCTGCGTTCATAGCAGAAATTGTGCGTTCAGGTATTTTGGCTGTTAGCAAAGGGCAAAGTGAAGCTGCAGAATCACTAGGGTTAACGCGCACGCAAGCTTTAAAATTGGTGATTATACCGCAAGCTATGCGGGTAATTATTCCTCCATTGACGAGTCAATACTTAAACTTGACTAAAAACTCATCATTAGCGACTGCTATTGGTTATCCCGATTTGGTCTCAGTGTTCATGGGAACAACCCTTAATCAAACAGGACAAGCCATTGAGGTGATTGCATTAACTATGGCGGTTTACTTAACCATTAGTATTACTACCTCTATTTTGATGAACATTTATAACAAGAAAATGGCTTTAGTGGAGCGTTAA
- a CDS encoding amino acid ABC transporter substrate-binding protein: MLKNTHIKAAVAAVALAFAANASAAEGTLENVKTKGFLQCGVSTGLPGFSNPDADGNWQGLDVDVCRAVAAAVLGDASKVKYTPLTAKERFTALQSGEIDILSRNTTWTLTRDSSLGLNFAGVNYYDGQGFMVSKELGVSSAKELDGAAVCIQSGTTTELNLADYFREHGMKYTPVVFDTSDQTVKGFEAGRCDVLTSDQSQLYALRIKLAKPDSAMVLPEIISKEPLGPVVRQGDDQWLNIVKWSLFAMINAEEYGLNSANADDMLKSTNPNVRRILGLEGPKGKGLGLDDKWGYNIVKQVGSYGDSFDRNVGKGSPLGIARGVNALWKDGGFQYAPPIR, from the coding sequence ATGTTAAAAAACACGCATATTAAAGCCGCTGTCGCTGCTGTTGCTCTAGCCTTTGCTGCTAATGCAAGTGCAGCAGAAGGAACGTTGGAAAATGTAAAAACTAAAGGTTTCCTACAATGTGGCGTTAGTACAGGTTTACCTGGTTTTTCTAATCCAGATGCTGATGGTAACTGGCAAGGTTTGGATGTAGATGTATGTCGAGCGGTAGCTGCGGCAGTGCTAGGTGACGCATCTAAAGTGAAATACACACCACTTACTGCTAAAGAACGTTTCACTGCTCTACAATCAGGTGAAATTGATATTCTTTCTCGTAATACCACTTGGACTTTGACCCGTGATAGTTCACTAGGCTTGAACTTTGCCGGTGTTAACTACTACGATGGCCAAGGTTTCATGGTAAGCAAAGAGTTAGGTGTTTCTAGTGCTAAAGAATTAGATGGTGCTGCTGTTTGTATTCAATCTGGTACCACAACAGAGCTTAACCTAGCGGACTACTTCCGCGAGCATGGCATGAAGTACACCCCGGTTGTATTCGATACTTCAGACCAAACCGTTAAAGGTTTTGAAGCAGGCCGTTGTGACGTGCTTACTTCTGACCAATCTCAACTATATGCATTACGTATCAAGTTAGCAAAACCTGATAGCGCGATGGTACTACCTGAAATTATTTCTAAAGAGCCTCTTGGACCTGTTGTACGCCAAGGTGATGACCAATGGTTAAACATTGTTAAATGGTCTCTATTTGCAATGATCAATGCCGAAGAGTATGGACTTAATTCTGCAAATGCGGACGATATGCTTAAGTCAACCAACCCTAACGTACGTCGTATCCTTGGCTTAGAAGGCCCTAAAGGTAAAGGTTTAGGTCTAGATGACAAATGGGGATATAACATTGTTAAACAAGTAGGAAGTTATGGTGATTCTTTTGACCGCAACGTTGGTAAAGGCTCTCCATTAGGTATTGCACGTGGTGTAAATGCCCTTTGGAAAGACGGCGGCTTCCAATACGCTCCACCAATTCGTTAA
- the cobB gene encoding Sir2 family NAD+-dependent deacetylase, whose translation MKKNVIVLTGAGVSAESGIQTFRDSDGLWEKHRVEDVATPEAYQRSPDFVDQFYNLRRRQLQEENVKPNPAHYALAELENHEDIELLIITQNIDDLHERAGSKNVLHMHGELLKARCPVSNQTTIWKEDLGSHVLCTCCQFPTRLRPHVVWFGEMPIGLDRIYHQLNHCDIFMAIGTSGHVFPAGGFVHEAASHDARTIELNLEPSEMQSEFGERYYGPASELVPEFLNELTSNLRANT comes from the coding sequence ATGAAAAAAAATGTCATTGTTTTAACCGGAGCTGGCGTTTCTGCTGAGTCTGGCATCCAAACATTTAGAGATTCTGATGGTCTTTGGGAGAAACATCGAGTAGAAGACGTAGCAACACCAGAAGCATATCAACGCTCTCCAGACTTTGTAGACCAGTTTTATAATTTACGGCGCAGACAATTACAAGAAGAGAATGTGAAACCAAATCCTGCACATTACGCCTTAGCAGAACTGGAAAATCACGAAGACATAGAGTTATTGATTATTACTCAAAACATCGATGATCTACACGAGCGAGCGGGCAGCAAAAATGTCTTGCACATGCATGGCGAATTGCTTAAAGCACGCTGCCCAGTAAGCAATCAAACTACTATATGGAAGGAGGACTTGGGCAGTCATGTATTGTGCACTTGTTGCCAGTTCCCAACGCGGCTTAGGCCCCATGTAGTGTGGTTTGGTGAAATGCCAATAGGTTTAGATAGAATTTATCATCAGTTGAATCACTGTGATATATTTATGGCAATTGGAACATCTGGTCATGTTTTTCCGGCTGGCGGATTTGTTCATGAAGCAGCAAGTCACGACGCGCGCACTATTGAACTAAATCTTGAGCCGTCGGAAATGCAAAGTGAGTTTGGCGAACGTTATTATGGTCCTGCCAGCGAATTGGTACCAGAGTTTTTAAACGAACTCACCTCAAACCTAAGAGCTAATACTTGA
- a CDS encoding glucosaminidase domain-containing protein: MKRIIVSGLLAAFLIGCEQSPEQQAQSKNLPPFDEIENVQQKKQTFTSFITPLIEASNNKILKQRAEVEVISAKLVNGSNLSSKQKQILSQLTELYRVDQSLDEKSQVQHLLVKVDLIPPALVLAQAANESAWGTSRFAREGNNLFGQWCYKKGCGLVPLNRNDGANHEVRKFDSVYESVSVYMNNLNSHPAYKGFQLQRSLARARGELDAIELATQLSSYSERGQAYVEELQQMMRVNHELWPTRTPIVAG; encoded by the coding sequence TTGAAAAGAATAATCGTATCGGGATTACTAGCAGCATTTTTAATCGGATGTGAACAATCCCCAGAACAACAAGCGCAATCAAAAAACCTACCTCCGTTTGACGAAATAGAAAATGTTCAACAAAAAAAACAAACATTTACCAGTTTCATTACTCCGCTTATAGAAGCAAGTAATAATAAAATATTAAAGCAACGGGCAGAGGTAGAGGTTATAAGTGCTAAGTTAGTTAATGGTTCAAATCTATCTAGTAAACAAAAACAAATATTAAGCCAACTTACAGAGCTTTATCGAGTAGACCAATCATTAGATGAAAAATCCCAAGTTCAACACTTACTCGTTAAAGTAGACCTGATTCCACCAGCTTTGGTACTTGCACAGGCCGCAAATGAATCGGCTTGGGGAACGTCGCGATTTGCCCGTGAGGGTAATAACTTATTTGGACAGTGGTGTTATAAGAAGGGCTGCGGTTTAGTTCCTTTGAATCGAAACGATGGGGCTAACCACGAAGTAAGAAAATTCGATAGCGTGTATGAGTCGGTGAGTGTTTATATGAATAATCTCAATAGCCACCCGGCCTACAAGGGTTTTCAATTACAACGTAGTCTTGCTCGTGCGAGAGGTGAATTAGATGCCATCGAATTGGCTACACAACTCAGCAGCTACTCGGAACGCGGTCAAGCTTATGTAGAAGAGCTGCAACAAATGATGAGGGTTAACCATGAGCTTTGGCCAACCCGTACTCCTATTGTTGCGGGTTAA
- the ttcA gene encoding tRNA 2-thiocytidine(32) synthetase TtcA: MSVTAKQQYNHNKLQKRIRRHVGQAIADYNMIEDGDKVMVCLSGGKDSYAMLDILLNLRAHAPINFDVVAVNLDQKQPGFPEHILPEYLKSLGVEYKIVEEDTYSIVKDKIPEGKTTCSLCSRLRRGILYRTATELGATKIALGHHRDDILETLFLNMFHGGKLKTMPPKLVSDDGKHVVIRPMAYCKESDMEKYAVLKAFPIIPCNLCGSQENLQRQAIKQMLNDWEKRFPGRIESMFRSVQNVVPSHLLDHQQFDFKSINRESGIIDGGDIGFDAPELENPPSQASLASVVQVVEL, from the coding sequence ATGTCAGTTACAGCAAAACAACAATACAACCACAACAAGCTACAAAAGCGAATTCGACGTCATGTTGGACAGGCTATTGCCGACTACAACATGATTGAAGATGGCGACAAAGTAATGGTTTGTTTATCTGGTGGTAAAGACAGTTATGCCATGCTAGACATACTTTTAAACTTACGCGCCCACGCCCCGATAAACTTTGATGTTGTTGCTGTCAATTTAGATCAAAAACAACCTGGTTTTCCCGAACACATTTTGCCTGAATACCTTAAAAGTCTTGGTGTTGAATACAAGATCGTGGAAGAAGACACCTATTCAATAGTTAAGGACAAAATACCAGAAGGTAAAACAACTTGCTCGCTATGTTCACGTTTGCGTAGAGGTATTTTGTATAGAACAGCAACGGAACTCGGAGCAACTAAAATCGCCTTAGGTCATCACCGAGACGACATATTAGAAACGTTATTTTTGAATATGTTCCATGGTGGCAAACTTAAAACCATGCCGCCAAAACTGGTCAGCGATGATGGCAAACATGTGGTTATTCGCCCTATGGCTTATTGCAAAGAAAGTGATATGGAAAAATATGCAGTGCTAAAAGCGTTTCCCATCATTCCTTGCAACCTTTGTGGCTCCCAAGAAAACCTACAACGCCAGGCGATTAAGCAAATGCTAAACGATTGGGAAAAGCGTTTTCCTGGTCGAATCGAATCAATGTTTAGATCAGTGCAAAACGTTGTGCCTTCTCATCTACTTGACCATCAACAATTTGACTTTAAGTCAATAAACCGCGAAAGCGGGATTATTGATGGTGGTGACATTGGTTTTGATGCGCCAGAACTAGAAAACCCGCCAAGCCAAGCCAGCTTAGCGAGTGTTGTACAAGTAGTAGAGCTTTAA
- the uspE gene encoding universal stress protein UspE — protein MIKYRNILVVIDPLHDTQAALSRAVFLAQKEDKAKIKALLTIYDFSYEMTSMLSGEEREAMRSGVIEERNVWLSEIIAETDTAGIEIETKVVWNNRLYESVIEEVLDFGHDLVVKATHPHPTLQSIIFTPNDWHILRKCPTPVLMVKDHDWPTNGKIVAAIHAGAEDEEHHKLNVKIADEAKDLSKLLEANLHVVTAYPAAPVNIAIELPDFDPLKYNKNVMEYHKTALNKFVEEQFEQAVTTHLEEGLPDDVIPEVANEIDAEIVILGTSGRSGFSAALIGNTAEHVIDQLDCDLLALKPQNFVSPFQK, from the coding sequence ATGATTAAGTATCGTAATATTTTAGTGGTCATCGACCCTCTACATGACACCCAGGCGGCCTTGTCTCGCGCGGTGTTTCTTGCCCAAAAAGAAGACAAAGCAAAAATAAAAGCTCTACTTACTATTTACGACTTTTCTTACGAAATGACTTCGATGCTTTCTGGCGAAGAACGTGAAGCAATGCGCTCGGGTGTAATAGAAGAACGTAATGTTTGGTTGAGTGAAATAATTGCCGAAACAGACACCGCTGGGATAGAAATCGAAACCAAAGTTGTATGGAATAATCGCTTATATGAAAGCGTGATTGAAGAAGTTTTGGATTTTGGTCATGACCTAGTGGTAAAAGCGACTCACCCTCATCCAACATTACAATCGATTATTTTTACTCCTAACGATTGGCATATTTTGCGCAAATGTCCCACACCAGTATTAATGGTAAAAGACCATGATTGGCCCACTAACGGTAAAATTGTTGCCGCTATTCACGCTGGCGCAGAGGATGAAGAGCACCATAAGCTAAATGTGAAAATTGCCGATGAAGCAAAAGACCTGAGCAAATTACTAGAAGCTAATTTGCATGTGGTAACAGCTTATCCAGCAGCCCCAGTAAACATTGCCATCGAACTGCCAGACTTTGACCCACTTAAGTACAACAAAAACGTTATGGAGTACCATAAAACCGCGCTTAATAAATTTGTTGAAGAACAATTTGAGCAAGCGGTCACCACGCACCTTGAGGAAGGTTTGCCTGACGATGTAATCCCCGAAGTAGCAAATGAAATAGATGCAGAAATTGTTATTTTAGGTACCTCGGGTAGAAGCGGTTTTAGTGCGGCACTGATTGGTAATACAGCGGAACACGTTATCGATCAACTAGACTGCGATCTATTGGCGCTTAAACCACAAAATTTTGTGAGTCCATTTCAAAAATAG
- a CDS encoding FNR family transcription factor: MSINPKASQRIQTGGCEIHCQDCSIAQLCIPFSLNETELDRLDSIIERKKPIQKGEEIFAAGDKLKSLYAIRSGTIKSYTITEQGDEQITGFHLAGDLVGFDAINSQEHPSFAQALETSMVCEIPFDTMDELSATMPKLRRQMMRLMSNEIVADQEMILLLSKKNAEERLAAFIYGLSQRFSERGFSPREFRLTMTRGDIGNYLGLTVETISRLLGRFQKADMIAVKGKYISITDRDALRQLAGTKQS, encoded by the coding sequence ATGAGCATTAACCCAAAAGCTAGTCAAAGAATCCAAACTGGTGGTTGTGAAATTCACTGCCAAGATTGCAGTATTGCCCAGTTATGTATCCCTTTCTCTCTTAATGAGACAGAGCTAGATCGCTTAGATAGTATTATCGAGCGTAAAAAGCCTATACAGAAAGGCGAAGAAATATTTGCCGCTGGCGATAAGCTAAAAAGCTTATACGCTATCCGCTCAGGTACAATTAAGTCCTACACAATCACCGAACAAGGTGATGAGCAAATTACCGGCTTCCACTTGGCTGGTGATTTAGTTGGCTTCGACGCCATTAATAGCCAAGAGCATCCTAGTTTTGCCCAAGCTCTTGAAACATCCATGGTATGTGAAATTCCTTTCGACACCATGGATGAACTGTCTGCCACAATGCCTAAGTTACGCCGTCAAATGATGCGCTTAATGAGTAATGAGATTGTTGCAGACCAAGAAATGATTTTGCTACTAAGCAAAAAGAATGCTGAAGAACGTTTAGCTGCCTTTATTTATGGTTTATCACAACGCTTTTCGGAGCGAGGATTCTCTCCAAGAGAATTTCGTCTAACCATGACTCGTGGAGATATCGGAAACTATCTGGGACTAACTGTAGAAACCATTTCCCGTTTACTTGGTCGTTTCCAAAAAGCCGACATGATCGCAGTAAAAGGTAAATACATTTCAATCACTGATCGTGATGCACTGCGCCAACTAGCCGGTACTAAGCAAAGCTAA
- a CDS encoding sulfite exporter TauE/SafE family protein, with protein MILQTDFVAAFITGLLGATHCIAMCGGIACILGSRANNSSNKLLVSIGFNLGRILSYSIAGAIVAGSIQAISQVHQSLYMLVVLQWFAAIMLILLGIHLTRWWSILTPVELLGKGLWSKVQPKASKMLALQHPAASLPLGMLWGWLPCGLVYSTLVLSASQANWLNGAGVMFSFGLGTFSVMLLAVLLGQQLTKLMTNRILQVCSGLSVLSLGIYQVVTLL; from the coding sequence ATGATTCTACAGACTGATTTTGTAGCAGCCTTTATCACCGGCCTTCTTGGCGCTACCCACTGTATTGCAATGTGTGGCGGAATCGCATGCATACTAGGTTCTCGTGCCAATAACTCTTCCAATAAGCTTTTAGTAAGTATTGGTTTTAACCTAGGTCGGATCCTAAGCTACTCTATTGCCGGTGCTATTGTTGCTGGTTCCATCCAAGCAATTAGCCAGGTTCATCAATCGCTTTATATGCTAGTAGTTTTACAGTGGTTCGCTGCAATAATGCTCATTTTACTCGGCATACACCTTACTCGATGGTGGTCAATTCTCACGCCAGTGGAACTACTTGGCAAAGGCTTATGGTCAAAGGTTCAACCCAAGGCAAGCAAGATGTTGGCACTGCAGCACCCAGCAGCCAGTTTACCATTAGGCATGTTATGGGGTTGGCTACCCTGTGGTTTGGTTTATTCAACTTTGGTATTAAGTGCTAGCCAAGCAAATTGGCTAAACGGAGCGGGTGTAATGTTTAGTTTTGGTTTAGGTACGTTTAGCGTGATGCTGTTGGCTGTATTACTGGGCCAGCAACTAACCAAACTAATGACAAATCGCATATTACAAGTTTGTTCAGGACTGAGTGTTTTGAGTTTAGGGATCTACCAAGTTGTTACATTGTTGTAG
- the ccoS gene encoding cbb3-type cytochrome oxidase assembly protein CcoS, whose amino-acid sequence MSIIFVLIPIALIFVCVGIGIFFWAVKSEQFEDLDRQGINILFDDKNKTKQDNDSTD is encoded by the coding sequence ATGAGTATTATTTTTGTCTTGATCCCCATCGCCCTGATCTTTGTATGTGTAGGAATTGGTATATTTTTCTGGGCAGTTAAAAGCGAGCAATTTGAAGATTTAGACCGCCAAGGTATTAACATTTTGTTTGATGATAAGAACAAAACCAAACAAGACAATGATTCTACAGACTGA